A window from Strix uralensis isolate ZFMK-TIS-50842 chromosome 15, bStrUra1, whole genome shotgun sequence encodes these proteins:
- the CD81 gene encoding CD81 antigen, which translates to MGVEGCTKCIKYLLFVFNFIFWLAGGIILGVALWLRHDSQTTNILYLQLGDKQAPNTFYVGIYILIAVGAVMMFVGFLGCYGAIQESQCLLGTFFTCLVILFACEVAAGIWGFVNKDQIAKDVKQFYDQAFQQALMADSETNNGKAVVKTFHETLDCCGPDNAIGAITPLWRDDLCPKKDTILKNLIEFSNCHKKIDELFSGKLYLIGIAAIVVAVIMIFEMILSMVLCCGIRNSSVY; encoded by the exons CTGGCTGGAGGCATCATCCTGGGAGTGGCCCTGTGGCTCCGGCATGACTCGCAGACAACAAATATCCTCTACCTGCAGCTGGGGGACAAGCAGGCCCCCAACACCTTCTATGTCG GAATCTACATCCTGATCGCCGTCGGAGCTGTCATGATGTTCGTGGGGTTCCTGGGATGCTATGGCGCTATTCAGGAGTCTCAGTGCCTCCTGGGAACG TTCTTCACTTGCTTGGTGATCCTGTTTGCCTGCGAAGTTGCGGCTGGAATTTGGGGATTTGTCAACAAAGACCAA ATAGCCAAAGATGTGAAGCAGTTCTATGATCAAGCATTTCAACAAGCGCTCATGGCAGATTCGGAGACGAACAACGGGAAAGCTGTAGTGAAGACCTTTCATGAAACG CTGGACTGCTGTGGTCCCGATAATGCAATAGGAGCTATCACTCCCCTGTGGAGAGATGACCTCTGCCCAAAGAAGGACACCATCCTGAAAAACCTTATTGAG TTCTCGAACTGCCACAAAAAAATCGATGAGCTGTTCTCTGGGAAGCTGTACCTGATCGGTATTGCTGCCATTGTGGTCGCTGTGATCATG ATCTTCGAAATGATCCTGAGCATGGTGCTGTGCTGTGGCATAAGGAACAGCTCCGTCTACTGA